The Vulcanimicrobium alpinum sequence CGGTGAACGGGTCGAGAAATCCGGCGGCATCGCCGACGAGCACCGCTCCCGGCGCGACCGGCGCGCGCACCGCGTGCGCGAGCGGCCCGACCGAGACGCGCGCGCCGACGCGTGACGCTTCGGCGAACGAGCGCGCGCCGCGTCCGAGCGCGGCGGCCGCACCGCCCATCCCGGCGTCGACGTCGGCCGACCAGCGCGCGAGCCGTTCTTTCGGCACGACGACCATCACGTTCGCGCGTTCGGCGTCGAGCGGGTTGATCGCGAAGTACGCGCCGCCTCCGACGTACATCTCGACGCAGCCGTCGAGCGTTCCGAAGCCGCGATAGTGCCCGCCGACCGCGTAGCGCCCGCGCTTCGATCTGGCCGTGAGCCCGAGTTTGCGCGCGACGACCGAACCGCTGCCGTCGGCGCCGACGACGACGCGCGCGTGCCGGTCGGCGAGCGTTCCGTCGTCGGTGCGCACGCGGACGCCCACGCAGCGCGCGCCGTCCCGAATGAGGTCGTCGACGCGTGCGCGCTCGAGCGTCGCACCGGCGGCGAGCGCGGCGTCGAGCAGAAGCGCGTCGAGTCCTTCGCGCGCGCACGCGAGTGCCGGACGCGGAAAGGGCAACACGACCGGGGGCGCGCCTTCGGGGACGAGCCGCACGCCGCGCAGCGCGTGCGCGCGTCCGCGCACCGCGTCGAGGACGCCGAGCCGGTCGAGCGCGTCGACCGCGCCGCCGTTGAGATACTCCCCGCAGACTTTGCGGCGCGGAAACTGCGCGCGCTCGACGATCGTCACGTCGATCCCCGCGCGCGCGAGCAGCAGCGCGGTCGCGCTCCCCGCCGGTCCGGCGCCGACGACGACGACGTCGCTCACGCCGCGTCCCAGAGCGTCATCCGGAAAAACGGTTCGCCGCGCACCGAGGCGGCGCGCCAGCCGGCGGCGCGCGCCAGCGCGAGCGCTTCGCCCGGCGTGTACGCGCGGCGTACCGAAAGCGGCGCGTCGTGACGCGTGAGCCGGTTGCGCGAGGTGCGCGACCACAGCCACGTCATTCCGAACGCGAGCGGCGAGCGGCGCAGGTCGCAAACGACCGGGCTCAGGCGCGAAACCCGGCGCAGTTCGCGCAGCAGCCGGTGCGCGCCGTCGGGTTCGAAGTGATGCAGCGCGAGCGTGCACGTCACGACGTCGAACGCGCCGTCCGCAAAGGGGAGCGCGTCACCGTCCGCCCGCACGAATGCCAGCGAAGGATGGCGGCACGTGCGCGCTTGCGCGATCGCGAGCATCTGGTCGCTGCGATCCAGGCACGTCACGTGAAGTTCGACGCCGCGGCGCTCGGCGTCGCGCACCAGCGCCAGCGGAACGTCTGCCGCGCCGCTTCCGACGTCGAGGACGCTGCGCGCGCCCAGGCCGCGTACGGTGCGCACGACCGGCGCGCTGCCGCCGAAGACGGCGTTCGCGAACGCGATGTCGCGCAGGTTGCCTTCGAGCTCGGCGACGTCGTCGACCGGATCGTCCATCAGCTCGCGAGCGATCGTCCGCCGCACGCGAGCCTCAGCCCGTCCGGGTTATTTCTTGTACCACTCCGCGTTGATCGCGATGAAGTTCTTCCACTTCTCGGGGACGTCGGAGTCGGCGTAGATTGCCTCGACGGGGCAGGCGGAGACGCAAGCGCCGCAATCGATGCACACTTCGGGATCGATGAAGAGCTGAGTGTCGTCGTCGTTACCGTGGATGCAATCGACCGGACAGACGTCGACGCACGACTTGTCCTTGGTGCCGATGCAGGGTTCGGTAATGATGTAGGCCATCGCGGGGAGGGGGTTGCGCGGGAGAGGGGACGGCTCCTACCGACAAAAGGCGGAAGCTCCGCGACGCAAACGACGAAGAGCGCCCGTCCGAGAGGACGAGCGCCGATGTCGCCGCAGAGGGCGTTTCGCGAACCGTTGTCGCGCGGATCAGTGGGTGGCGCGACGGCCGGTGACGGCGCGGATGATGAACAGCAGGATCACTGCGCCGACGAACGCGACCAGGATGCTCCAGATGTTCAGGCCGGTGGCACCGGTGTGGCCGAACGCGTTGAAGACCCAGCCGCCGATGAAGGCGCCGATGATACCGATGATGATGTCGCCGAGGATCCCGCCGGGGCCCTCACCGGGCACGACGTACTTCGCGAGGAACCCTGCGATCAGACCCACGATCAGCCAGGCTAGAATGCTCATTTGGTGGTGTGTCCCTTTCCGGTGTCTTGGAGTGCGGCGCACCGCCGCGATGGCCCTTAAGACCTTCCCTGGAAGGTGGCCCACGAAACGGTCACGGAACAGCCGCCCGTTTCGTTGTGTAGGTACGATGAAGAGCCGATTTTTGATCGCCGCGGCCGTCGCGACGCTGGCAGCCATAGGCCCCGCGGGCGCGCAGACGGCGCCGCCCGGGCCGCGCGCCGCGACGATCGTCGTGGGAGGCCAAGGCAGCGTCGATCGGGCGCCGGATCGTGCGGTCGTGACGCTCGCGGTCGTCACCGACGACCCCGTTGCGGCGAAAGCGACGTCGGCGAACAACGCCGCCTACGGCGCGGTCGTCGCGAAGATCGCCGCGCTCGGCATCCCGCAGTCGGCGATCAAGACGACGTCGTTCAACCTGAACTACAATCCGCGTCCGCCGCAGCCGAACCCGCAGTTCGGCCAGCGTTACGGGTACGTCGTGAGCCGCGACATGACCGTGACGACCGATCGCGTGGAGCAGGCCGGCGCGATCGTCGACGCGGGAGTCGCCGGCGGCGCGACCGGCGTGAACGCGGTCGGCTTCACGCTGCGCGATCAGCGCGGCGCGTATCGCGCTGCGCAGGCGCTCGCCGTCGCAGACGCCGACGCGCAGGCGCGCGCGCTCGCCGAGGCAGCGCACGTGCGCATCGTGCGGATCGCGCGCATCGACGCCGCGCCGGGCGGCGTCACGCCCCGCCCTGTCCCGTTCGCCGCGCGCATGGCCGTTGGGCCGGTTCCCACCGAGATTCCGGCCAGCGACCTCACCGTCACCGCCACGGTCGACGTCACGTACCAGATCGCTCCCTGAACGCCGAAACCGCGCCGCATCGCCCGGGGTAGGTGGAGAGACGATGACCGCAACCTGCGAGGTCTGCCGCGCGAAGCCGGCCGAAGTTCACGACTACGCGCTGCGCGGCGGGCGCTGGGTTGAGGCCGAGGTCTGCGAGGACTGCGCGCGGCGGCGGCGCCGCGCGCCGCTGACCTTCCTGGGCGTGGCCGCCGCGGCGGTGGCACTGGTCGGGGGCGCCGCGGTCGCGGTCGACAGTTACGCCCGGCGGCAGAATCCGCGCAGCGAGCCTCCTCCCTCGCCGTCGCTCGGCGGACTCGGACGGGTCTTCAGCACGGGGCCGAGCACGCTCGCCCAGTACTCGCGCGATCTCACCGACGCGGCGAAGAAAAACGAGCTCGACCCGGTGATCGGGCGCGACGACGAAGTCGAACGGGTCGTCTCGATCCTGGCGCGCCGCAGCAAGAACAATCCGGTGCTCATCGGCGAACCCGGCGTCGGCAAGACGGCGATCGTCGAAGGGCTGGCCCAGCGGATCGCGCGCGGCGACGTCCCGCAGGCGCTGCGCGAGAAGCGCGTGCTCGCGCTCTCTCTCGGACCGCTCGTCGCCGGCACCAAATACCGCGGCGAGTTCGAGAGCCGCGTGAAGCGCATCCTCGACGAGGTGAAGCGCGCGGGCCGCGACATCATCCTGTTCATCGACGAGCTGCACACGCTCGTCGGCGCCGGCGCAGCCGAAGGTTCGCTCGACCTGAGCTCGATGATCAAACCCGAACTCGCGCGCGGCGAACTGCAGTGCATCGGCGCGACGACGTTCGACGAATACCGTAAGTACGTCGAGTCCGACGCCGCGCTGGAGCGCCGTTTCCAGCCGGTGCAGGTCGACGAGCCGACGATCGAGCAGACGGTCTCAATCCTGCGCGGCCTGCGTCCCAAATACGCCGCGCACCACGGCGTGACGATCGAAGACGCCGCGCTCGAAGCCGCGGCCTCGCTATCCGCGCGCTACATCGCCGATCGCTATCTCCCCGACAAAGCGATCGACGTCGTCGACGAAGCGGCGGCGACCGCCGCGATGCGCAGCGAACGCACGGTCGACGTCGAGCGCGTCGCCGCCGTCGTCTCGCGCTGGACGGGGATCCCGCAAGGGACGATCACCGACGCACAGCGCGCCGGCCTCCTCGCGCTGGAGGAACAGCTCGAGGCGCGCGTGATCGGTCAGGACGCCGCGGTCCGCGCCGTCGCCGAAGCGATCCGCCGCGCGCGCGCCGGATTGAAGGATCCGCGCAAGCCGGTCGGCGGGTTTCTGTTCATCGGCCCCAGCGGCGTCGGGAAGACCGAACTCGCCCGCGCGCTCGCGCACGCGCTGTTCGGCACCGACGATGCGCTGATCCGGCTCGATCTTTCCGAATACACCGAGTCGCACACGATCTCTCGTCTGATCGGCGCGCCGCCCGGCTATCAAGGGCACGAGGAACCGGGCCAGCTCACCGAACCGATCCGGCGCCGTCCCTACTCCGTCGTACTCTTCGACGAGATCGAGAAGGCGCACCCGGACGTCGCCGCGATCCTGCTGCAGATCCTCGACGACGGGCGGGTCACCGACGCCAAAGGCCGCACCATCGACTTCCGTCACGCGATCGTCGTGCTGACGTCGAACCTCGAACGCGAGGAGCTCGAATCGACGCTGCGGCCCGAATTGATCGACCGCATCGACG is a genomic window containing:
- a CDS encoding NAD(P)/FAD-dependent oxidoreductase, with translation MSDVVVVGAGPAGSATALLLARAGIDVTIVERAQFPRRKVCGEYLNGGAVDALDRLGVLDAVRGRAHALRGVRLVPEGAPPVVLPFPRPALACAREGLDALLLDAALAAGATLERARVDDLIRDGARCVGVRVRTDDGTLADRHARVVVGADGSGSVVARKLGLTARSKRGRYAVGGHYRGFGTLDGCVEMYVGGGAYFAINPLDAERANVMVVVPKERLARWSADVDAGMGGAAAALGRGARSFAEASRVGARVSVGPLAHAVRAPVAPGAVLVGDAAGFLDPFTGQGVFLALIGAERAAAAILAAFETPMRASQAYAGYARWRTADLAWRRRLCRSVALLIDVSPLARRAASRLARFPGAGTTLLEALAGAIPPERAFRLDVLGRLLA
- a CDS encoding methyltransferase domain-containing protein, encoding MRRTIARELMDDPVDDVAELEGNLRDIAFANAVFGGSAPVVRTVRGLGARSVLDVGSGAADVPLALVRDAERRGVELHVTCLDRSDQMLAIAQARTCRHPSLAFVRADGDALPFADGAFDVVTCTLALHHFEPDGAHRLLRELRRVSRLSPVVCDLRRSPLAFGMTWLWSRTSRNRLTRHDAPLSVRRAYTPGEALALARAAGWRAASVRGEPFFRMTLWDAA
- a CDS encoding 4Fe-4S dicluster domain-containing protein codes for the protein MAYIITEPCIGTKDKSCVDVCPVDCIHGNDDDTQLFIDPEVCIDCGACVSACPVEAIYADSDVPEKWKNFIAINAEWYKK
- a CDS encoding GlsB/YeaQ/YmgE family stress response membrane protein: MSILAWLIVGLIAGFLAKYVVPGEGPGGILGDIIIGIIGAFIGGWVFNAFGHTGATGLNIWSILVAFVGAVILLFIIRAVTGRRATH
- a CDS encoding SIMPL domain-containing protein, encoding MKSRFLIAAAVATLAAIGPAGAQTAPPGPRAATIVVGGQGSVDRAPDRAVVTLAVVTDDPVAAKATSANNAAYGAVVAKIAALGIPQSAIKTTSFNLNYNPRPPQPNPQFGQRYGYVVSRDMTVTTDRVEQAGAIVDAGVAGGATGVNAVGFTLRDQRGAYRAAQALAVADADAQARALAEAAHVRIVRIARIDAAPGGVTPRPVPFAARMAVGPVPTEIPASDLTVTATVDVTYQIAP
- a CDS encoding ATP-dependent Clp protease ATP-binding subunit gives rise to the protein MTATCEVCRAKPAEVHDYALRGGRWVEAEVCEDCARRRRRAPLTFLGVAAAAVALVGGAAVAVDSYARRQNPRSEPPPSPSLGGLGRVFSTGPSTLAQYSRDLTDAAKKNELDPVIGRDDEVERVVSILARRSKNNPVLIGEPGVGKTAIVEGLAQRIARGDVPQALREKRVLALSLGPLVAGTKYRGEFESRVKRILDEVKRAGRDIILFIDELHTLVGAGAAEGSLDLSSMIKPELARGELQCIGATTFDEYRKYVESDAALERRFQPVQVDEPTIEQTVSILRGLRPKYAAHHGVTIEDAALEAAASLSARYIADRYLPDKAIDVVDEAAATAAMRSERTVDVERVAAVVSRWTGIPQGTITDAQRAGLLALEEQLEARVIGQDAAVRAVAEAIRRARAGLKDPRKPVGGFLFIGPSGVGKTELARALAHALFGTDDALIRLDLSEYTESHTISRLIGAPPGYQGHEEPGQLTEPIRRRPYSVVLFDEIEKAHPDVAAILLQILDDGRVTDAKGRTIDFRHAIVVLTSNLEREELESTLRPELIDRIDEVIVFAELGPAQIERIVELQVALLADRVGAHAMRLDLSERARRFLADESAAQGSGARYVARAISRHVTTPLSEAILRGRIASGHTARVDYDGSAITVEAA